Within Sorghum bicolor cultivar BTx623 chromosome 2, Sorghum_bicolor_NCBIv3, whole genome shotgun sequence, the genomic segment CTACATACAATCTCTGTGCATGACAAAGAGTCCATCATCTTCGATGGCACTCTCTAGCATATGACATGCTCCCTTCAATCTTGGCCCACCATTCTCTTTTGAAATGATGAACCAAATACGAGTCTAAGGCCCATTTGGTAGAGCTCAACTTCACTCGTGAAGCTATTTTTTTATGGTTTTAGCTCAATGAGCAGATCTTTCGGTGAAGCTAACCTTTTTTGTCACCCGTTTCGCAAAACAACTTCACATGGTAGACAAAAACATAAAATGACTAAAACACCCTTCTCTCTCCCCCTATTTCTTCTTCCTCAACTCATCATTTTCTCCTGATGTCTCATTCGGAATTCCCCATTCGTAACCTCACCCTAACCTTGGACGCCCGCACCATGGTGGGCTCTACTTGCGTCCGGCCCTGGCGGCTTCGTACTGAGCCTCGGTAGTCGCTCGCGTGGCAAGCCATGGTGGCTACGCCTCGAGCCATGGCAACTACGCGGAAAGCCCCAACGCCTCTGCAGCCTAAGCTCCAACGGTCACGCACCCACACAGTGGTAGGGCGATGACGTACCTCCCTAGTGCAAGTCGCAACTCTCTCCTCTACGCTCTCCTCCAAGAGGGCACATGCAGTCTTCTAGACCTGTTGGGTCCCACTTGTGTCAGATAAAGTTaagataagctactttttttggCTTCATGTATCCAATCTATTTGTGGGCTAATTCTAAACTAATAAGAGCTAATGAGGGCTAATTTGTGGTTAGAGGGCTAAACATAGGCTAATTTTTAGCCCTAGGATCCAAATGGGCCTAGAACTTAGATGAGATTAATAATTGAGAAGGCATGTGGCTCgagaagaaaaataaaatgaacaagCAGTAGGAAAGACTTAATGGACGTCTGGTGGTAGCTACAAAAAACTTGTCATAGCAAGTGTTTCCTTGTCTTGTTAAATGTAATGGTGTTGGATGCACTGCCCGCTAAGTGAAGGTTGATGCTAATGCCAGGTGTATTGGATTGTCGCATGGAAGGCAATATAGTCACGGTGGATTAACTCAAGAGTTGAAACATCACGATAGAGCATGTTCGTTGGTTAGAGAAGTCATGATTGAAAATACTGTTCATTGCTGGCTGGTAAAAAAAGTATCGCTTATAAAACAAGTGAACAGAGCCTCATATAGGTGATCGATAAACTCTTGCATAATGATTCTTGTGAGCCGCGTCATGAAATTAAAAAGCAATTATCACTTAGGCTAACTGAGCTTAagctaattagacttaataactaattacaaacTAGGGATCCCTAATTTTTTTTGGGGACCCGATATGGTCGCGACACTTGCGCTTTCCAATATACGACCGCGTAGCGGCGGGCAGGAAGGATGGCCGTGCACGTGCTtcctgtagattttttaaataaaggatataaaatcCGGCCTCTACATCCGAGGATGTACACTGCCCAAATTACAGAGTTTTATATGAAATAAACAAAGAGAGCCAAAGTTCTATATATGGACTGGCACGCTAGTTTAAATAATATAAATGTTTCCATCCATTAGATAGACGCTGCCAGTTCTCTCTAGTGGCCAAACGAGAGATGTTTTAATTCCATTTCCCAAATCTCTAACGCTTCTAGCCTCGCGTGTCCTGACGCGAGTTCACGACAGCATCCACATGAAGAAGGCGGAccagatggtcacggcgacggAGGCGAGCGCATACACCCACACAAAGATCACCGAGCACTCGCTCTCCCCAACGCCAAACAGCTGCATTATAGTCCCTGGAAAAAAATAGCATCCATTTCACTTGCTACGACCTTTTTTCTCCTCCCTCGAACATGCATAATAACTGTGAAAATAAGATGACTAGACTATGCAGGGTGTGCATTATAGGAGAGTATATTATACCGATGTTCATTGCGGGTGGCACGGCGTACTGCAGATGGAGGATGAACTGGTATAGGGGGTCTGGCTGGATGAGGCCCAGCCAGACTGCTCCTTTCACCAGCGCCGTGCCGAGCAGCGGGAGCAGAATGTATCTGACAACTATGACACCGGCTATCACTGACGGTGGAACACTTGCCCCGCCTTGTACTCCTGGTAAGAGTTTCATGCATCATCCATCATGCTTGTGCTCATCAGATTCGATTTATGTGTTTCTCAGCATTATATTTATGTGCATGATAGTGTTGTTTGTGATCAAAGCAAAGGGTTACCGTTCAGAAGGTTTGCTCCCATTATCAATGTGACGGATGGAATTGCGCCTCCACTATACAAGACATAACCCATGAAAATGATTAGATATGCAGGCTAACTAGAGGCAAGAGGTAAGGCAACATCAAATGAACACAACTGGATCAACAAAAAAAGGATAACAAAATTAACTGATCAAGAGGACCAGGTATGTTGAGAAAGTAAAGAAAGTGTAGAACTGTACCCTATCAATTCAGACGATTCCTGCAGGACACGAAGTGGGGCGCTTTCGCCAATTATAGCATTTCTAATCAGAGGTGTTCCTCCAATTATGAAGCCAACAATCTATAAAAGGTACATAGATTGTATCATTATGTTGAAATCGGTAGTGACAGGCGATCAAATAAAATGGTCTTCTTTTGCGATTTTAAGGTTGCAGATATATCTTGTGAATATAGTTTTGACCGCATCAATTATCATTGGGTTTCAATGAAAAAATAAACATGATACTAAAATAGAGTTAATAACTCGTCAAACCAGCATACCACTGCAATGGTTGAAGGAGCAAAGAGCTTCTTCAAGTCAACTGTTttagaaattgatgacaaaaacTTCCATCCTCTCCCCAACATTGGTTCCTACACAATTGAAAATCTTATTATAGTGCTGAAAGCAAGCAAGGAAAACTGTAGAACATATAGAGCAGCGCAACTTATGGAAGAAAGATCTTTCGGCATCGACAAACCTTATCTTTAATTGGACGTATGCTCGTCGATATCAAAGGAAGTGCACATTCATCGGTGCAGTCATTTGAGGTGGAGCAGTTCTCTTCTGCAATAGCTCCTGTAGCATTTCCAGAATTTAACACTTTTGTTTCATTTGTTTGAGCACTATCATCTCCTTCCGTCACGTTTGATGTGACATGAACAATGTTATACACAATCGACCAAAGGAAAACAGCACCGATCTGCACCAAGCCACTCACGTTATCGTTAGTGACTGACTATTTCAACTGATTACAAGCAAAAGCAGGCTTACAAGGACTGGAAATTATGCTAAATACTTGAGCAGCAACTGACTTACAGCCAGTGAGAGTGAAGAATATGCTAGTCCAATATCCTGACAAACATCAGGTGCTCCAAACGGGCTTCCTTTCTCTTTGCAAAGAGCTGGAATGATGATGAGAAAAATATTGCCCAAATTGCCTGCACCAGCAAGTTGATAATGGTTTTTGAAAAGATAAGAAAATAACAAAATATGAGTTGTACTAAATCCGTCCTATTTCACTGCTAAAGACTAGTTCTGTGTCTAATGATGAGGGTTAAATATGTTAATAACTCCATAACATTGCATAGATAAGAGCAGACTATATTCAGAGAAAGAGCCTTAGAATTGCTGATCCGGTAATGAAATAGCTCGTTTTGGCTTCTAGATTCAAGCAAGGAAGGTTGTCTTGACATGTACAAGATACTACTAATTGTCAAACTAAACTTGCATCAGTTTTGGCTATCAGGGTTTCAGTAGTGGCAGGCCCCTACCGCACTGTATAAACTATAAAGACGATGACTTTTGTAAGataacaaaaaaatattttgtgaAACTAAACTTGCATCAGCTTTGGCTATCAGTATTTCTAGTAGTGGCAGGGAATAATTGCTCCTTCACAAAGCACCAAAAGCTAGAGCAAATAGACATGCATCTAGCCTATCTGAGATAGCAATAATAAGCATTTGAACGTCCTACGCTATGTTTATCTAAAAACTGAAGTTTaatcattatttatttactgATAATTGAAAAATGGTGTATAAGTACAGTTACTTACCAGCAGAACAACATCCCAAAATGAGGCCTTTTAGCTTGGCAGGTGCTCTTGTAACTTTTACCACAATCCATCCAAAGAATAGACCAAAGATAAAAGCAAGAAGAATATTTACTGGCATAAACCACCTGGATTAGGGAAAATAAGTAACCCTCTTATTTATTTCTCATTCAAAATTATAATAATACACAAGAAGTATTTGGATATGCCAGATAGCCAGGGAAGCATTTAACCATTTAATTGCCATTATTGAATACTCACAGTTTTGCCAAGCTTTCCATGGTGATTGTTTTTGCCAAGTATATTGCAACAAGGGAGGGATTGAATACATAAAATACTATCTGAAGATTAAAAAAATAGATATAGAAAACTTTAGAAAATGATGCTGTGGCCGTGAGCATTATTAATAAGATAAAAATTATGACACAATATGTTAAAACTCTTTGTTGTAGATCAATTAATAAAATTACTTTGCTTACATTGttcaaatattttcttgcttctttGCTTAGTATGCCAGCAAAATCAGTTGCTAAAAATGATCCAACTCCGGTTATCAGAAGCATGTTAAAGACCGGGACACATGCCGTGGCGAAGAGTTCTATGAGACCCATAATTTACTTTGAGGGTTCCGAATTATGCAATGCTTCTTATCCTGAAATgaatcataaagtttgtgtgaagtACTTGATGGATAGTTATAATAGGCAGAAGTACTAATCAACATAATCTTTAAGTTTGATGTGAGGATTTAGTTAAATTTATAACATTTTGATGAACTTTTAACCGTACAAAGCTAGCTAATATAAGACGGTATGAGAGATGTTATTTATcaacaaaaaaaatcatagaaacaaaAGCAAACAAAACAACGAACATATGTAAAAAGTGGTAaaagttctaaaaaaaatacaatacaCCTTAAAGTTTGCTTATCCAAAAAAAAACACCAGTGCTCTCTCTACTCTCCCACATAGCTCAAACTATCAGTTTCCCCAGagtcaagaaaagaaggaacaaCACCAAAGCCATTTAAAAGGAGTCATGGTATAAGGGTCTATTTGATCCTACGACTAAGGGCATGCACAATAGAGGCAAACATCCGTGTTAGCCTCATACTAAAATAAGCTCCACGTATgccaagaaaaaaaatcaagaccACCACCTGTCCATGTCTGCTCTTCTCCTCATTGCTATCTTGCAGTAAAAAAGAAAGCCCATGTTATTAGAGTAGATTGTTGTTTTTCAGCTTTCCTTCTCTCTCAATGAGGCTACTGCTTTTGATCCCAGTGCACTCTTGGATAGCAGTTTCTACCATTTGCCAGTTGAAGCTAATAGTTCCTCTACAAGATACCAAGACCACTTTTGAGACCACTAAACTGTATGACATGGAATCTTGATGCACAATTAGAGGCTATCTTGCAGCAAAAAAGAAAGCCCATGTTATTAGAGTATATTGTTGTTTTTCAGCTTTCCTTCTCTCTCAATGAGGCTACTGCTTTTGATCCCAGTGCACTCTTGGATAGCAGTTTCTACCATTTGCCAGTTGAAGCTAATAGTTCCTCTACAAGATACCAAGACCACTTTTGAGACCACTAAACTGTATGACATGGAATCTTGATGCACAATTAGAGGCTGGGGCAGCACGCCAACATGGAGCGTTGGGAAGCTCTAATAGTTATCTGCTAAAAAATATTCAATGACTTATTTAGATATTTAGCTAATATAAGTTCAGTTAATGTCTTACCTACCACATAACTAAAAATTAACTATTAGTTGGTTTTTCTCTAGCTAACATAACTAATAGTTAGATCTAAATAAGACCAAAGTCAAGACAGGTCTATACACGCGCTTGGATCCTTTGCCTGTCACTGTGCTGCCTTGCCGAGCGACGATAGCAAGGACGGATAGCTCAAGCTTCTTAGGGACTGCGCTGGTGTGGTTTGCCATGCTCGGCAAGGTCCTCATTTCTCGTGTCAGCGTGGGCAATGCGAGGTTAGGCAAGGTCTCGCTCGAACCAAGTGCGCAAATAAGTGCAAGTAGAAAGTGTAGGAAGAAGAGAAAGGCCTTAGGCCAATTTCAATATAAGATTTCACCTCCAAGTTTTTAAGACATGAAACAGGTCTTCCCTAAGTGGATCGTTTCATTGCACAATTTTATGGGTTATTTTAGTCTTTTTAGGGTCAAACCAATCTCTCCTTTTTTCTCTCTCCATCGTGACCATGAAACCGTGGCTCGGCAAAGTCGATCTCGCCGATGGATCAAGACGAGAGGCCAAAGATTTgacccaccaccaccaacatGGATGCgtaggcagaggcagacacgaCATCGGTGGCCAGCGATGAAGTCGATCTTGCTAGTGGTGCCAGCTGCCGAGCTCCTACTCGTGCTCGCTCTCGCGATTGGTGGAGCCAGCGTTCGAGCTCTCGCCTGTGCCCACTCCTGCGGCCGGTGGAGCCCACGGCCGGGCTCATGCCCGCTACCACTCCCACGACCAGCAGAGACAACGGCCGAGGTCCCACTCGTGCTCGCTCCCATGGCCTGCGATCAGCGACTGCGCCTACGACCGGCATCGAGCTCTCATCTATGACCGCCCCTGCGACCGGCTCGTGTCCGATGAAATGAATCGAGTCTTCTCAGTAGGGGTTTCATGTGGTTTTTTATGTCTTGAAAATGACATTGATacgtttcatggggatgaaatgtttccttctctctcatccttgtTTTATAAGAAAACTCCAAATTggtaccctatttaatgtgcataaaATTCCCATAAAACTTCATTGAAACTTGTCTTAGTGCACATTTGATTGCTGATGATAGTAGCCGTGCTAAAGCTTGGGCTGGGCAAATTTCTACGCAAAAATCTACTTCCCTTGCTCAAGCTCCTTGGGGATTGAGCTAGCGAGGTTTGCCTCGCTCGCGTAGGAGAGTCAGATCGGCTCGCCCGAGCAAGCAAAGTCCTCGTTTCCGGTGCCGGCATAGGCGAGCCAAGGCAGAGGCAAGGTCTCTCTGGAATCAAGCACGTGCCTATGTCAAATAAGTGCGAGTACAAAGAGCAGGAAGAAGAGGAATGCCTTAGGGCACATTCAGTCGCtgatgttaggccttgtttagttcaccctaaaaaccaaaaacttttcaagattactcgttatattgaattttgcggcacatgcatgaatcagtaaatatagttaaaaacaaaaactaattacacagtttgcctgtaaatcacgagataaatcttttaaacctagttagtccataattaaataatataatTTACCATAAACAACAGAAAGTGCTACCGttgtcaaaaaattttcatttcggcaactaaacaaggccttatattaGTTGCCGTGCCAAAAGATTGGGCTGGGCAAATTTCGGCTCAAAAATCTGCTGCCCAGGATCAGCCGGAGACTGGTCGCAGTCTCACAGAAATAATCTACGACGCCTACGTCTGAGCTAGGCCAGCCAAAAATTTTGGCTACCATCTCCGGCCAGCCAAATAATTCCAAACGGGTCGGTTTGCATGCTGCCAACGGCCAATATTTGGCTGGCAGCCTGAGGCCGGCAGCCAAACGTGTCATATCTGTGTGTGAGTCACGACTCAAGCGCAAATACCAAAACCATAAAGCTGTCATTTCGTCAAAAGAAAAACCATAAAGCTGTCTAAAACAAATATTAAAACCAGAAAGCACCCATCCAGATCGAGTGGGGTTTCAGACTTTCAGTTCAGTACTGGCTAATGGCTACGCTAACAACCTGTGTTTAACATCACACTGgcccagagagagagaggcgccCGCATTGAATCTCGCACAAACTGTAGAAAGTTCATATCCAGGCCGTTCGCAATGCTAATTTACATATAGCTAGCTAGTTAGATGagatataaaaaaaaacattacAGTGAAAAATTATATAAGTTGTGAGAGATGTGTTTTTAAAAAGATCGTGCTACACTTAATCACTAGttatttgatctttctttttgatAGTCTATGAAATTCTTCTAAACTAGTTATTTAGCAACCATTTAGGACGCCGTGATTAAACGAAACTGAACGAGAACTCGAGAAGTCCTACCGAGATTTCAAGAACATAGCTGGGGATCCTCTGGACCAGCTGAGCATAGGTGGGATCCAGCTGATCGATCCTGATAGAGGAAGGAAAATGGGAGCGATCGCTCAAGCACAGCGTCAGAGTTGGATCGTAACGCGATCCACGACGTACCTCAACAGCCGCGCCGATCGAGCTAGACGATGTCCAATGTGGAGAAGGGCCAACGGGAGCGCTCCGCCTCTCTGGGCTCCGGGCTCTCCCACTCTTCTGATCGGAATTGCGTTGCCCGGACCACGAGTCCACGAGGCAGTGACcgagatatatataaagctaCTAGTGGCGGCCGCGACGGCGGGCCAATGGGCGATTGCCTGTGGCGGGCTGGCTGGTTCCGTGGCCGCCTTTGCCTCGGTGTCGATGGCCACTGATCAGGCAACCCGCAACCTACGTCACTGCGTGCTGGAACTTCTGAATTTTCTTGCTCCTGTCGCGGCCtggtgttctttttttttttaaagaaccTGGCGGGTTTGTTTGTGGTGGGTCAATTTAGGGAATGTTTGCACTTTCTAAATTTTAGCTACTAAAATTATTTTGGTTACTCTTAGGTGACTAgtagaactaaactattttagtttttttagttaGTGTATTTAGAactttatctattaaagtaactAAAGTTTAACTGGCTAAactttagcaaggggaaccaaacagactCTTAAGTGGACTACCCACTAAACACTGTCGATTGCGTGTATTCATGCTACAGTAGAGATCTCTTTTATCTTTTACAAGAGGAATTCCCCACGTTGCCACATGATTTTAGGATAGGCTCATAAGTCATCGTAGAAAGTATTGTTcgtgatttgttatgagagaaaaatattgtttaatggctaacagataagctcaagcgaatagATTGATGATGATTGATGAATGAAGaaaatattatagaacatgaaaGCAATTATTTAGGGATAGCAAGATGAAATATAATACTATATATCCTAGAGGGGAAATATAAAAACCATTAGGATGAACAATGGACACATTTTATATGGCATATGAAACGCAAATGGGCGCAAAAGTGCATCAGCATAATCCCCATATCAACCTTGAAACGCGCTTAGCATATAAGATGTGTGTGCGTTGAATATCTGGATGACATAACATAATTCTTAATCATAGGATTAGTGTATCTCGGATAAACTATGAGCACATGCCATTTTTTATTTGAACACGTAAGAACATGTCCAAAATTCAAATGGTATGGTTTGTTCTCTAATAATACTTTAAATTAAACTTGTGATCGATAGAACTGAAACGTCAAATttatataaatagaaaaggctGATATGTgcaaaaaataaagaaataaatgagCAATCACATTACAGTAAGGAGAAACTGTAGAATCAAAAAATGGATGATTATATATTGTAATACACTGAAACAAGAGAGAAATACCTGACCATGATTTGTGGAGAATATAGTTTCTGGGAGAGAATTGATTCTCTAGcgagagaggaagaggaagcatGTACAGCAGCGGTAGTCCTGAAATTTGTTGTGATACTCATTTATGGAGCCAATGTGATGAATCTGTAGATTGATGGCGTATGCTGTATAGTGCCAGACTGCCGGTTAGTTTGCATTCCACCTCATGATAGTAGTAGACACGGGCACGGGCTGCCGTCGAGAGTACATATCCAGCTATGTGGTGGCTTCGGCCAAGGCAAAATATGTAGTTTTTAAAAGTACTTGACATCTTAGGATTTTTGTTAAAATCACAAAAAATAGCCTCTAATGACAAAACTACTTGACAATTTTGTGAGTTTGGCAAAATTCTCCCTTCACTTGACAAATATGTTAAGTCCTCCATCGTTTGGCATCACGTGTATATACCAATTTGCCAactagttttgccaacttgttggaggctcaattttATGATTTTGGTAAAAATCCTAGGATGTTAAATTCTTTTGCCAAGTCcaaatagcaaactgttggagaagacttCTTTTTTCACTTAGCATTTggttttgagacttggcaaaactATAGATTTACCAAATGaattttagcaaactgttggagttgctcgcaTTGAGGAGAGGAAGCGACTGGTATGGTAAAAATTCTAATTTGTTGTGTGGGGTCCTAGGTCTATGATGGATAAATACTGTTACATGACCCTTGGTTCCTCCATGATTTTGCCGCAATTATTTGGATGTCTCTTCGTTCTTCGTTGGTATTTGGTGGGGCCGCAATTTATAACTGAGCTTACTGATTTGGTGAGGTCTTGAGATAATATGACTTCACGAGAAATTGTAGAGAAATATTGCGGTGGGATTTTGCTTTATAAGGCTAGTATCAGTGGGAGTTTAATCTGAGTTTCATTCACATTAAATAGTTTACTACATAGTCATTTTAGATGACATGacagtgtatttaagaagagagaagaaatgagtttcatctagatgaaattctcttggcacgattaccaactctctatggTCTTGAAATTAAATGCTTATGAAACTATagaatgaaactctccattgagagtgGACATTTCATCCAAGTTTTATTGCATTTCATATGACATGGCAACCTTGGAAACAACGCTATGAAACTCTCCacgtttcatgacacagttaccaaaacGATAAACTAGTAACCGAGCTCACTCATTGAATGAAACTCCTTTATTTAATaactctgccaagtcagcaattttgcttatgtggcatcttatttaatgtgcatgacactctcatgaaacatacattgagactggcctaagagaTATTAGCCTCTACATAAGTCATACAAATAATTATTCATTGGTATGGTTCCACCTAATAACCTTCCAAAAAAACAATTAAATAAAAGGAGACAAACCCTTGTCCCAACCAACAAACCAAGGACAAAGCCTTATTACCTACGTGCACGACGAAGAATCGATCGTCTTCAATAGCGTAGATCCTTGTTTGGAATGATGGACCAAAAGCGAGTCTAATATATAGCCCTCAAAATGACCATAAAAAAGAATATAATATCTCTTTTTTTAAGCACGCCACTTTGGTTTAACCAAATAGACAAAATGAATTAAAACACGCGCCTCTCATGTAAACCAAATATGACTTACAAACACTATCCACGCAGTGTACCACATGACTATTAAAGAACATGTGTTGCATGGTCCATTTGCTAAATTTAGTTCGCTTAAACAAATTTACTTATATACAAAATACATCAACATCTGTGATATAAAGTAAGTTTTGTTAAATCATTCAATAAATATATCTTGAtagtttatttattatttatactTATAGATGTCATATATATTGTAATGAACACTTCACAAAAATTAGAAAAAATAGTGAACTGCAATGCGGAAATGAAGTAAAAAAGCAATAACTTTCAATATCTTTTTGCTTCTGGTCAATAAAGATTATATTTAGTCAAAACTACTCCAACTAAGCGGGAAAGTtacatttttattattataacaATTACCACTCGTCTCTTTAGGATAACACTTACAAATTTACTAAATAAGAAAAGTTTTAACATCGAATTTGCTATTTTACACATGTGGCATGCTACACACATTGTCGTCGTAGTTGGTAAGACACGCCCGCTCGTATATGTAGCCGCACGGCTTATCCTGGCCATCGGTTCTTTGTGGCCCCACTAGTGAATAGATTTTTCCATCGATCAATCTCTAGCACTTCGCACGGCGCTGCTCGTCGCCATTGCTACGCCTGCGGCCACCTCGTCCGCCCAGCTTTGGCTCCAACACCCTCCATCGTGTCGATGTCGCCAGGACCTCTAGCGTccctgcctctgcctctgcctctaccGCCCTAGCTCTGGCTCTAGCCCTGGcctccgccaccaccaccatggTAGCTCTAGCTCCGGCCACCTCCCACACCCCCGCTCCGACCCTGGCCTCGGGCATACTCGCATCCATCGTGCCAGCTCTGACCACCTCGTCCTTCACCGAGCCCCATCACTCAATGCCACGTCCTGGGCCTCTGCGTCCCACCCCGCAAACGCCTATTCAGACGCCTATTCCGAGCTGCATGAATCTTGACGCCTTTGTGTGGCTACGACCCTTCACCACTAAATTTACATTGAGAACTGTGCAAATACACATCTCAATATAATTCTAGTGGTAGAGGGAGTACAAACGTATATGTCCTTAAAATGCAAAAATAATCTTACCGGTCAGCACGTAGGAGGGCACGACGTTCTACCCCTGGCCGGCAGCACGCGTGGCAGTCCCGTACTCCTCCAGTGAAaaaggagaaaagaaaaaggggaaAATAATAAAACATGAAAAGAAGAAAATATGAGGGTATTGGGCTGGGACGTCATTCTCACGCAGAGGCAGCAGAGATCACGCCGCGGCCGTGCGTTCCTGCCACGGCCTGCGTTCGCTGTACAGTAGAGGCCTAGAGGGGATGGCACGGGACGGCAAGGCACTGCCTGTAGGAGTGCAGGCTACCGGCCGCAGTTGTCTCGTACTCGAGTGCCTGAAGCCCGCTGAGCGGCGGTATCGATGGAGATGGCTCTTCAAATGAATGTTTGTGGTTTTTCTTCAATATAATTTAATAAACTAAACGATTAGAGAAGAATCATGGGTATTTGTTTGGAGCACCGTCTCTATCCTTAGACAGCAGGCAGGACGGCCGTGCTCGTGCTTCCTGCCCATCGACGCCGCCGAGTTCTCTCTGGTGGCGAAAGCAGAGGTGTTTCAATTTCATTTTACAAATTTCTTACTCTATCAACAATGTACAACATTTTCCGGCCTGGTGTGTCCTGTTGTCGCGAGCTCACGACAGCGTCCACATGAAGAAGGCGGACCAGATGGTCACGGTGACAGGGGCGAGCGCGTACACCCAGACGAGGATCACCGAGCACTCGCTCTCTCCGACGCCAAACAGCTGCATTATAGTCCCTGGAAAAAAAATAACAGCACACACTTCACTTGCTACGACCTTTTTTTCGCCCCATCTCGAGCAGACGAGCACACATAATATCTTCGAAAAATAAATTGACTAGGCTACGCAGTTGGTGCATTATTATATTACCGATGTTCATTGCGGGTGGCACGGCGTACTGCAGATGGAGGATGAATTGGTACAACGGGTCTGGCTGGATGAGGCCCATCCGGACGGCTCCGTTCACCAGCGCCGTGCCGAGCAGCGGGAGCAGAATGTATCTCACAACTATGACACCGACTATTACCGACGGTGGAACACTTGCGCCGCCTCGTACTCCTGGCAAA encodes:
- the LOC8064861 gene encoding protein PIN-LIKES 3, whose protein sequence is MGLIELFATACVPVFNMLLITGVGSFLATDFAGILSKEARKYLNNIVFYVFNPSLVAIYLAKTITMESLAKLWFMPVNILLAFIFGLFFGWIVVKVTRAPAKLKGLILGCCSAGNLGNIFLIIIPALCKEKGSPFGAPDVCQDIGLAYSSLSLAIGAVFLWSIVYNIVHVTSNVTEGDDSAQTNETKVLNSGNATGAIAEENCSTSNDCTDECALPLISTSIRPIKDKEPMLGRGWKFLSSISKTVDLKKLFAPSTIAVIVGFIIGGTPLIRNAIIGESAPLRVLQESSELIGGGAIPSVTLIMGANLLNGVQGGASVPPSVIAGVIVVRYILLPLLGTALVKGAVWLGLIQPDPLYQFILHLQYAVPPAMNIGTIMQLFGVGESECSVIFVWVYALASVAVTIWSAFFMWMLS